The Phycisphaerales bacterium DNA segment ATGGCCGCCCCGATCACCAGCAGCAGGATCTTGGACCCCAGGAACACCTGCGGTGCGGAGGGGTCCGACAGCCCGGCCTGCGTCAGCTGCTTCTGCAGCTTGTCCGTCGTCTTGCCGAACGTGACGGCGCGCCCCACGCGGTCGACCAGTTCCACTGCCCGCTGCTCGCCCTCGCCCGCCACATCGCTGATCTGGTCCGTGAACAGGCGCGGGGCGATGGCCTTCCGCTTCGCGCCCCGGGCCGCGATGATCGCGCCCCCCAGGAACAGCACCGCCAGGAAGACCAGCGCCGGCAGGATGATGAGCTGAGCGCCCTGCATCAGTACTTCAGCTCCGAGAGTTTGTTCATCACCCACACGCCCAGGATCATGTTGACGCCCGCGATCGCGAGCATCAGCTGCCCCACCGGCTCCTTGATCAGCGGCTTCATGTACTCCTGGTTGATGACGTTGAGCACCACGAACAGGATGATCGGCAGCGCGATCAGCACGCGCTTGCTGAACTGCGTCTGGGCCGTGAGCACCTTGATCCGCCGCCCGATGCGGACGCGGTCGCGGATGACCGACGCCAGCCGCTCCATCACGTCCGCCAGGTTGCCGCCGCTGCGCAGCTGGATCGTCACCGCCGTCGCGAACAGCTGCACGTCCTTGTTCGGGGTGGTCGCCGCGACGCGCTCGATCGCCTCCTCCAGCTTCAGCCCCATGGTGTGCTGCTGGCAGATCGAAGAGAACAGCGTCTTCACCGGGTCCGCGAGCTCGTCAGAGATCAGCTGGAACGCCCCCAGCAGCGGGTGCCCCGCCCGCAGCGACCGCGCCGCCAGCCCCATCGCGTCCACGAACTGGTGCTCGAACAGCGCCTCGCGCTTGTCCACGCGTGCGCCCAGGTACCACCAGCCCCCCACGACGACCGCCATGCAGGCGCCCGCGGCCACCACCACGCTCTGCGTCAGCATCCACCCCAGCACGCCGCCCAGGATGCTGAACCCCAGCACGCTCATGACGAACGGCTTGGGATCCCCCTCGAAGCCCGCCTTCACGAACAGCACGTGCATGCGCTGCTCGAACGTGGGCTTCTCGTCGTCGCCCCGCACCACCGTCGATGCCAGCTTGCCGTCCAGCCACAGGCGGATCACACGCCCGCTGCCGTCATCCGCCCCCTCGCCGATCCCCAGCCGCTGCTCCATCGCCTTGGCCCGCGCCGCCCGCCGCAGCGACAGCAGCATCAGCAGCCCGAACCACAGGCTGGCGAGCAGCCCGAACAGGGCCACCACGATGATCACGTTCATGATCAGGCGTGGGTCGCTCATGGGCTCCCCTTCGGGAACGGCAGCGGCCGCCGCTCAAACAGCGTCGCCGGCAGCTTCGTCCCTTCCGCCTCGATGCGGTCCATGATCCGAGGCCTGATCCCGCACCCCTCAAACTGCCCCAGCGCGTGCCCGTCGGGCCCCACGCCCGTCTGCCGGAACTTGAAGATCTCCTGAAGGCAGACCGTGTCGCCCTCCATGCCCGTCACCTCCATCACCGACTGCACCTTGCGGCGCCCGCCGGTCATGCGTGCCACGTGCACCACCAGGTTGATGGCCGAGGCCATCTGCTGGCGGATCGCCGTCACCGGGTAGTTCAGGCCCGCCATGGAGATCATGTTCTCCACGCGCCGGATGGCGTCGCGCCCGGTGTTGGCGTGCACCGTGGTCATCGACCCCTCGTGACCGGTGTTCATCGCCTGCATCATGTCCAGCGCCTCGGCGCCGCGGACTTCGCCGATGATGATGCGGTCAGGCCGCATACGCAGCGTGTTGCGCAGCAGGTCGCGCTGCGTCACCTCGCCCCGGCCCTCGATGTTGGGCGGGCGGGTCTCCAGCCGCACCACGTGCTGCCGCTGCAAGCGCAGTTCGGCCGCGTCCTCGATGGTCACCACGCGCTCGCCCGCGGGGATCCACCGCGACAGCACGTTCAGCAGCGTGGTCTTGCCGGCGCCGGTGCCGCCCGCCAGCAGGATGTTGATCCGCGACTTGACGCTGGCCTCGAGGAACTGGGCCATCTCCGGCGTAAAGGCCTGGAACTCGATCAGCTTCGCCGCGTCGATCGGGATGACGCCGAAACGGCGGATGGACACCGTCGGCCCGTCCAGCGCCAGGGGCGGGATGATGGCGTTCACGCGCGAGCCATCGGCCAGGCGCGCGTCCATCATCGGCGTGCTCTCGTCGATGCGCCGCCCGACCTGCGAGCCGATCCGCTGGATCACCTTCAGCAGGTGGTCGCTGTCGCGGAACGACGAGGTCGCACGCACCAGCCGGCCCTCGCGCTCCAGGTACACCTGGTCGGGGCCGTTGATCAGGATGTCGCTGATCGTCGGGTCGCGCAGGAACTCCTCCAGCGGCCCCAGCCCGAAGATCTCGTCCAGCAGGTCGCGCAGCAGCTGCCGCCGCTCAGGCGCCGACAGCGGCGTGCGCTCCTCCGTCAGCAGGGAATCGAGCTTCCGCGAGCACTCCGCCGCGAGCTGGTCCTGCGGCAGCCGCTGCGCCTCGACGAGGTCCAGCGAGTCCAGCAGCCGCCGGTGCATCCGCACCTTGAGGTCCTGGAGCGCGCCAGCGCCCAGCACCTTCGGCGCTCCGTTCATCGGGGGTGTTGTTTCAGGTGGCGGCATGGGTCACCAGTTGATCTTGCTCGGTTTCAGCCCCTCAGGGCTGGAGTGGGCCTTATGAATCTGCTCGGCCAGCGCCGCGATCCCCTTCCGAAGGGCGCTCCGCGGCGCCTGCTGACTGAGCGGTTTGCCGAAGTTCATGCTCTCGACCGCGGCCTCCCAGTCGTTCTCCAGCCGTCCAACGCTCTCTCGCCCCAGGGCGCGGCACACGTCCTCGTACCGCACCAGGGCCCCACGCTTCTTGAAGCGGTTGATCACCGGCACGATCGTGTCGGGCATGCACCCGTGCGAGACCAGCGCCGTGATCAGCTTCTTGACGCAGTTGACCCCCACCACCGTCGCCTGGAACGGCACCAGCGTCAGATGGCTGTGCGACACGATGTCGCTCGTCACCTCCAGCGGCAGGCGCGGCAGGTCGAGCACCGTGTACTGGAACCCCTCCTTCGCGGCCTCCAGGAACCGCCCCATGTTCTCAAAGGCGATCCGCTGCCCGTGGCTCCGCGTCGAGACCGACGCGCTCTCGATCACCGACAGCGTGCCCGAGTGCAGCGTCGCCGAGCTCCTGATCAGCTCGGCGTCCATGCGCGATGCATCCGCCAGCACCACGTCAAGCGAGTACTGCGGCTCAATCCCCAGGTACGCCGCGGCCGCGCCGCAGTACATATCCAGGTCCACCAGCAGGGTGGACGACTTGGTGAGCAGCCGCAGCTCATCGGCGAGGTTCACCGCCAGGAGCGTGGCGCCCGCACCGCCGCTCGCCTGCAGCACCGTCACCGCGCACCCGGTCCCCGCCTTCTTGAGGGCGGCTACTGGGAGCACGCGGTTGAGCACGCCGATGAGGTCCGA contains these protein-coding regions:
- a CDS encoding CpaF family protein produces the protein MNGAPKVLGAGALQDLKVRMHRRLLDSLDLVEAQRLPQDQLAAECSRKLDSLLTEERTPLSAPERRQLLRDLLDEIFGLGPLEEFLRDPTISDILINGPDQVYLEREGRLVRATSSFRDSDHLLKVIQRIGSQVGRRIDESTPMMDARLADGSRVNAIIPPLALDGPTVSIRRFGVIPIDAAKLIEFQAFTPEMAQFLEASVKSRINILLAGGTGAGKTTLLNVLSRWIPAGERVVTIEDAAELRLQRQHVVRLETRPPNIEGRGEVTQRDLLRNTLRMRPDRIIIGEVRGAEALDMMQAMNTGHEGSMTTVHANTGRDAIRRVENMISMAGLNYPVTAIRQQMASAINLVVHVARMTGGRRKVQSVMEVTGMEGDTVCLQEIFKFRQTGVGPDGHALGQFEGCGIRPRIMDRIEAEGTKLPATLFERRPLPFPKGSP
- a CDS encoding type II secretion system F family protein, giving the protein MSDPRLIMNVIIVVALFGLLASLWFGLLMLLSLRRAARAKAMEQRLGIGEGADDGSGRVIRLWLDGKLASTVVRGDDEKPTFEQRMHVLFVKAGFEGDPKPFVMSVLGFSILGGVLGWMLTQSVVVAAGACMAVVVGGWWYLGARVDKREALFEHQFVDAMGLAARSLRAGHPLLGAFQLISDELADPVKTLFSSICQQHTMGLKLEEAIERVAATTPNKDVQLFATAVTIQLRSGGNLADVMERLASVIRDRVRIGRRIKVLTAQTQFSKRVLIALPIILFVVLNVINQEYMKPLIKEPVGQLMLAIAGVNMILGVWVMNKLSELKY